In Mytilus trossulus isolate FHL-02 chromosome 10, PNRI_Mtr1.1.1.hap1, whole genome shotgun sequence, the DNA window ctgactacttggctgatgataccctcagGGAATTAGAATTTCAACAGCAGTGGTATCGAGCCAATGGTTGTAAACAAACTAACATGCTTCAACGACATCtttactttttttgaaattgatgtcaTTCTTTAAAGATTAAATTTTTTCTAACTTTGAATTGTTCGATATTCCTAGCAGTTTCCAACCCTGGAATATACAACGTTATTTGTATTTGGCTAAACCATTGGTTTTGCGATGCTCCAAAACCTCGTACTTGAGTTTACATATTTGACGTTTGATCTGAACATCACCGATGAGTCCTTGTAGACAAAACTTTAGTCTGGCGTCCCAAATTATAAGTCTGTTAACTTTTGAGGTATAGTTTTACCATGTTTGAAAGGGAGGAAGATTTTCCGTATGAAAACAAATAGTTTTCCCATTATTTTTGAACGATGCCCagcaaaatattttctttacagTTAATTTCTGACCAGCCAGAACTCCACACTCGTTGCAAAGGTGGTAAAGTTTAGgatttgaaaattgtatatCTAACGTAACAGTTTGATCATAAACTACAAGCTTTTTGAAAGGATCATAATATCCATATTCTCTGCCggtttgaatttttactttaaacTTTGTAGAGCTGCTTTTGTCCGGGGGTGTTCCTTTTCGTATTCCAACTAAATTTGGATGAAATGTTCTTAGGTTTATATTATATGCTTCCCGGTGTTCTGGAGGTTGTCCCAAGTTATTTGGTTCTGTATCACACATCTGAACTTCAACTACAAATGACTCAGTCAAAAGTGTGCacatatgtttatgttttatcaaATGCTTAGTTTGACAATCTTTAGAACAATATTTTGCCTTCATACATTTGGGGCAAGACTCTAATTGCTGTGATATTTTATGACAGAAGCAACACGCTTTTATAGAACAAAATATATCTGTTGGATGTTGAATGGTTTGTTCGTTGTTTTGGAACACATTGATACTAGATATAAAAGGTTTTCTTGACTCTTCAAGCAACTCTCCATCTGCAACTGggatctttttaatatttcttattaatgttttctttttttgactTTGTCCAAATAAATTGTGTATAGAATTTACTGTATAAATGCCTGGACCGGTATGGTCTCTGATAGTGTTCCCATCAATAAAAACTGCTGCAGTATAGTTGTGTCCAATTCGTATCCCACCGCATTTGTTTTCACAAATCTCGTTATTTTGAATGTAGCTGTAAGATCTCGACTTAACCATCATACCCCAGAGCCAATTAGAATGAATAAGATTTCCTTTTACCTCAAAGTAACCTCCATCGAATGAAATTCCAGATAAACCATTTTGTCTTATAATGTTATCAAGAAGAACAGCTCTTGACGAATCTTTTTCGTTCAAGTTTACTGAACCGTGTCGATCTAAAATTCCACCACTCCACACTCCTTCTGCTCCATTTTCTTCAATTAAATTACCACTTATATACCCATATCCGTTCGGTCCAATAGCAATACCATGAGATTGATTTCTgtaaattgtattatttattgcTTTAATAGCACCTCCATCTCTTGCTTCAACTCCCATTTGTCTCATATTGGATATTGTGCAACTTCTGATTTCAATTAAGGAACCGTTTCCACACGACAAAACACCACCGCCACCACATCTGTCAAACAGGCACGAATCAACGTATGCAGTTCCTCCATTAGATACACAAACCCCTGCATACCCTACCTCACCGATACTTTTATTCGCAAATGACATTGAAAAACTAGATTGATAATCAGCCTTGCATTTCAATCGATTGATACATCCCTCTTCCCCTTTGCATTTAGGAAAATACTCGCAACCTATTTGTCCGTTCGAAAATGAACACTTGTTGAATGTTGCCACAGAATTATTGGTGACTGTGATCTGACATCCTCCTTTAAggaatttaatattttcaaaatgcgcATGAATAGAATTCCCAGGATGAGTATCGTCTATTGAATGACCTTTTAATTTACGTGCtacacaaatttgaaaaaatggtCCAGTATCAATTTCGACCCCTTCTTCAATGCCAACGACTTGAATGCTTTTGGTTGTGAATAGTGGTTCTCGAATAATATAACGCCCTTTCCGCAAAATGAGAGTTGTAAATGGTCTATCTGTTAACAGCATAATTTCCTCACTTAAAAATTCTGGCACCTCAATCATTTTGTAACTTAGTCTTGGATAACATACTCTTATTCCATGTTCCCGAAGACACCGTTCATCTTTATATGCTGCAATGGAAGCAGATGCGTAACCGATAGCTTCCATATTCGATGGAAGTGATCCAGACTCTATCAATTTAGAAACAGAATATGCCTTACAGTAGTGACCCTTGCCCTTATCGGTTGCAATTTGGATACAACTACTGGCGTCGTTCAACGCATGTTCGTAGTCACATATTTTGATGTATGCTAAGCTTCTATTTGAGTAAAATCTGCTGTCAATGTTATCTTTAGAACAAGACCTTATTCCCTCAGTATAACACTGGATAGCATCATAATATCTATGCTCCTTATACGCTTTATTTCCCATCTCTCTTAAAGATTCTGAATTGTATGGAATTACAGGTACAGGTGTAGTGTCACCCATATCTTTACTGTCGTTGTGTATAACAGACGCAAGACACTCCAGAATTGTCTCTCGATCTTTCTTTAATAAAGGAATTGTAATGCTTGTAAGCTCATGGTAGTACTTGGTGTGAACTGGCAATGTGGGAATTATTTGAACCATTTGTTCTTGATCAGCAAGTGCTAACGCTTGTCGTTGATTTATACTATGATATACAGCTGttgtttgcaatatttttaacatttggtCATTAAGGCAAATATTCTGTTTAGATTCGTCGTTTTTTACAAATTGCAGTAAATGTCCTTTCAATGTATTAGCATTGGAAGCTAACTTACCCCAGATACCCAAAGAACCTCGTGCCGATTCGTTGCGATGATCCACTATAATCACATCATTTGGATTCACGCATGAGTCTAAAGCCTTTTTTACCATACACAATGCATATTGAAGAATACAATAACGACGATCGCTAACCATGTTGTCCCTTATTACCTCTTGCACAAGTCTATGTACAGAAAGACTCTTATCTTTCATGAACTGGAACAACGAAAATCTagataaaatttcaattatttgacTGCGTCCAACTTCATCATCGAGTGCTTCGGTGAGATCGGTGTCTTCGATGACAGGGTTTCCAACATTAAAAAGTTCTTGAGGTATTTTATCAGCAAATAAGAAAGACGCTATTTCCATGACTGTTATTGCAGCTGTGCCTAAATTTTCCCTTTCGGACTCTCTAGATATATATTCAATGTTAAGTTGCCAAGTGGTTGCAACTGTAAGCCTATCCTTGCCTACTTTTCTCGGAGATGGAGCTGATCTAAGCAGctttatccttttttttccaaatcgTTTGACATAATCATCAAATGAACATTGTATACTCTTGACATGAGCAGCTGCTTGTTCTAGTGCTAATGGTAAACTTCCAAGCTCTTCAATAAGTGTTAATATTGCATGGTCTTCAGAACTGTCAACTCTACCAGTTCTCTGCTTTACAAATTCTAAAGCCTCTGTTGTTTCAAATACACCAAGACTAATGCAATTCTCCAGTTTAACATGCATAGACTCTTCAATCTCGTTTGAATCTCGTCTCGTTGTAACGATGATGTGTCCGCGAGTATTCCTTTTCCATGACCCAACCAATAATTCTTTAGTATAATCAGAAAGATATTCCTCATCTGTATTGTCAACCACTAAGAGCCACCTTTCAGTTAAATTGAAAAACCATTTCAAAGTTCTCCTAAAAGTTTCTCTGAAGTCCTTTCCGGTTGTACTGACATCAATAGCTAATGTTGTTATAGAATCCTCTAAAGAACTTTCAGATTCGGCCGACATCCAAAATACACCACCTTGGTAAAATTCATGATATCTCCAAGCAAATTCCGTTGCAAGAGTAGTCTTGCCACATCCACCTAGACCAGATATAACCAGTGTATGGTGctcggtatttttgtttacaaagctGTTTTTGatcttgtttatttcatttcctCGTGCAACAAACGATTCTGAGCGATTTGGTGGGAAGAAGAAGATTTTACCGGTAGGTTTAGATCCACACATGTAGTTTTTGAAATCTCCAATATTCTCTTTCATCTCAGTTATGTCCTTCTTAATATTTGATACATCTTCAGTTGTCGATTTAGCTTCATATTCAAGTGTTttaactctgtttatggttgaTTTACTTTCAGTTTTGAGGCTGTTAACATTTTGCGTATTCTCCACTATATATGTAATCGCTCCATCAATATCCTGCCTATTTTCAGTCTGAACGTTCTCAATAGTATCAATACGCCTACAAACACGCTCCATTTCACCATTTATCTTGAGCATAGTCTCATGTATCTTCATAAATGATCTATCCTTACCAGATTCCAGTTTCAACGCATATTCTGCTAGAACGCGTGTTTGATGTCTGAATTCATTCAAAACAGTTTGAGTAACTGAATAGCCTTGTAAAAACATAAatcctgaaatgaaaaaataaataaacgttatttaaacattttcaaaagacATCAAGACAGGCTGTGACAGCTTAGAAGTTGTTACTTTCTAATGTGaaagatgaaatcaaatatttggttttacaaatatttcatttactgtcCGCAAACATTGgcgttttattaaaaatgacttttacttaaataaaaaaCCTTCACCTCCTGTTATTGAAGATCGCGGGCCCTACAAtctcaaataaactcatcatagataccaggactaaattttgtatatacaccagGAGACTCAtgagtgacgctcgaatccaaaagagTAAAATAGGACATACTAAAAATGAGAACAAGAACCAAAAAGAAAAGTAagtaataacatgaataatgaaTGTGATCTTTTCAAATCTAGAGtatcaattaaaaatcaaacattaacacacacatgaaaaataaaataccacaTGCCAACTGTGACATCTACCTCATAACACACATGacttagaaaaaataaaagaagtatTTTGACAACTTTTGACAACCAGGTGCTCCGCTCGtcgcagctttatacaaccgcagaaGTCACACCCTGAACAgtttgggcaagtatggacacaacattcaagcttgatacagctctgaatttggattgcgaccatattttttttacataatatgagttcctgacacaaaacaaatgtcaagatcttacaaatctatcGCGCAATATTgtacaattaaagatttcttctttttaacttttcaaaaatttaaaatttgagaaacttgaaaaaaataattgaaacaactaccaccccccttttttgcaattAGTCTAAAACCTgacaattatttatatataatatacaggCAAGGTATTGAGGTAAATACGAACATACCAAACATTATACATTAAATGTTACactacttttaatttgtcttagTTGTCCATTGATAAGCAGTACCtagttttcccccttttttgcccATAATTCCGAAACATTTTGAGCCATAACTCCCCAAAGTCAATAATAACCATCCATTAATGGTATGGAAATTTGTGGTTTAATTTCAGAGAtattcatacacttaaacattagttattgtttgaaaactacaaaa includes these proteins:
- the LOC134688362 gene encoding uncharacterized protein LOC134688362, with translation MTTNTIFITPDADNDIELELKAEITEIYTASVNTPVINVDLEDNQKRWLLIGICLQNIVSPTLRNYVEPVVQSHYNAMKHSHRIHTQNYPNHQKKDLTSGTKLNYEAINKNNYIPKIGWKQDLINYDYSVRNHVEFSKLFMKTYMAQYSAFDQTCDLSALLSLIVKIDKFPQPARNVATTLRSDVRNSWAHCNFDEWDTLKYQTSFQLMHQLIKCLNLNTPDETKVLADITKWEQNGFMFLQGYSVTQTVLNEFRHQTRVLAEYALKLESGKDRSFMKIHETMLKINGEMERVCRRIDTIENVQTENRQDIDGAITYIVENTQNVNSLKTESKSTINRVKTLEYEAKSTTEDVSNIKKDITEMKENIGDFKNYMCGSKPTGKIFFFPPNRSESFVARGNEINKIKNSFVNKNTEHHTLVISGLGGCGKTTLATEFAWRYHEFYQGGVFWMSAESESSLEDSITTLAIDVSTTGKDFRETFRRTLKWFFNLTERWLLVVDNTDEEYLSDYTKELLVGSWKRNTRGHIIVTTRRDSNEIEESMHVKLENCISLGVFETTEALEFVKQRTGRVDSSEDHAILTLIEELGSLPLALEQAAAHVKSIQCSFDDYVKRFGKKRIKLLRSAPSPRKVGKDRLTVATTWQLNIEYISRESERENLGTAAITVMEIASFLFADKIPQELFNVGNPVIEDTDLTEALDDEVGRSQIIEILSRFSLFQFMKDKSLSVHRLVQEVIRDNMVSDRRYCILQYALCMVKKALDSCVNPNDVIIVDHRNESARGSLGIWGKLASNANTLKGHLLQFVKNDESKQNICLNDQMLKILQTTAVYHSINQRQALALADQEQMVQIIPTLPVHTKYYHELTSITIPLLKKDRETILECLASVIHNDSKDMGDTTPVPVIPYNSESLREMGNKAYKEHRYYDAIQCYTEGIRSCSKDNIDSRFYSNRSLAYIKICDYEHALNDASSCIQIATDKGKGHYCKAYSVSKLIESGSLPSNMEAIGYASASIAAYKDERCLREHGIRVCYPRLSYKMIEVPEFLSEEIMLLTDRPFTTLILRKGRYIIREPLFTTKSIQVVGIEEGVEIDTGPFFQICVARKLKGHSIDDTHPGNSIHAHFENIKFLKGGCQITVTNNSVATFNKCSFSNGQIGCEYFPKCKGEEGCINRLKCKADYQSSFSMSFANKSIGEVGYAGVCVSNGGTAYVDSCLFDRCGGGGVLSCGNGSLIEIRSCTISNMRQMGVEARDGGAIKAINNTIYRNQSHGIAIGPNGYGYISGNLIEENGAEGVWSGGILDRHGSVNLNEKDSSRAVLLDNIIRQNGLSGISFDGGYFEVKGNLIHSNWLWGMMVKSRSYSYIQNNEICENKCGGIRIGHNYTAAVFIDGNTIRDHTGPGIYTVNSIHNLFGQSQKKKTLIRNIKKIPVADGELLEESRKPFISSINVFQNNEQTIQHPTDIFCSIKACCFCHKISQQLESCPKCMKAKYCSKDCQTKHLIKHKHMCTLLTESFVVEVQMCDTEPNNLGQPPEHREAYNINLRTFHPNLVGIRKGTPPDKSSSTKFKVKIQTGREYGYYDPFKKLVVYDQTVTLDIQFSNPKLYHLCNECGVLAGQKLTVKKIFCWASFKNNGKTICFHTENLPPFQTW